The Melanotaenia boesemani isolate fMelBoe1 chromosome 3, fMelBoe1.pri, whole genome shotgun sequence genome contains the following window.
AATGTTAGTTAGCTTGTTAGCTCACCTGTAGTGTTCAACTATGGGCTTAAATCATCTCAATATCTCTGCACTCTGCCTCGCCCCCGTATGCCTAAAGCTCTGGTCACCATCCGCCTGGCAACGGCACAGTCCGTCCTGGGACGTTCCTTCACTGGCTGGATAAATTCTAGagaaaggaacaaaaataatcttttactACAACATCAGCAGACAACAGAATATTGCTAAAATAATAAGACTGTAGCTTAGCATCCCCAAACACAGcaagtattttatttacagcagCTGTGGAGCTAAAGTGCATCTTCTTACCAGCCCGTCTGAGAGCTCTCCCTTGGGCTTTTCTACTCCCTTCAGACAGTGCTCGTGCCTTCAGCAATGGGTGGCAGATGGAGAGGGCATGCAGTGCTGCAGACAACACACCAAATACAGATTTTAGTCTCAGCTTTTAACCTCCAAGTTTGCATCACAATGACTGAACAGTGAAGTGTCTGACCTGCTGCCTCGCTGGAGAAAACCCCCAGAGCATGTGTGTTGTCCACCCACTTGATCTTCATTCCACCATCACTATAATGGGACAGATAGGcactttaaaattttatttagttatttgaaAACATATCATCATACTTTACAGTCtctttcataaataaataaaaaaatagtcacATAAAAATGAAGGAACACTTTTAGGGAacttttacagtaaaatatactTTGTGAGCACCGAGATCTTACTTTTAATTAGCGATAAAAGgctactttgtttttttttttcattattccaatttagataaaaaaggaGGCAAGATTTTCAGTGCAGATCAGTGCATCAATGGTAAATggatggtaaaatggtaaaactAACAGTTTACTAGCAGTACAACTGCAGACTTTATAGCAGATGTTTTCAGCCTGTTAgagcagcattaaaaaaatcaattcatctaatttattcaaatttaatttatccaagatcaattcataaaacttggagatcaaattttttaatttgtttccttttccagCGACCCTACTCTAGTGTGACTTTCCAATGCTCAGTGAGATCTTAGCACAAATGAAAGTTTTCCTGCGTCGCTTCTGTCTAATATCAGCTTCCCTCGCTGAGATACTGCCAAATTCAGATCCTTTCATTCACCACTGGATTACATTTACTTGTAAACTAGTTAGCAGCTTATTACCTCTCACATGAGCAGCTAACGCTGTGGACTCCACCGTGTTCAACAAAcactgaatttttaaaaatgaaacaaaatgatgTTGCCATGCAGGAAATGAGTGCTGATAGCCAGCCCTACTTGGTGTAGTTGAGAGTAGCATATGATAGATTTTTATGAAATTTATGGACAGAGCTCTGGAAGAGTTTAAGGATCTAAATTCTGGGCTCAAACCTGTATTCTGTGAAAGCATCCAGAAGATCATCTGTCTTGAACATAGCTGGGAAGTCGTAGATCTCGATCACATGCCGAAAGTCATCCGAGTTGAGTGAAATGTTCTCATAGACGGAGTAGTCGTTGTGAACGTGTTCAATAGAAACACTATCTGCTTCTTTCAGATGTGCCTTAATCTGACAGAACAAGAGAAGTGAACAGAGAAATGaagagattattttttaatgtattatcattatttattaaatcaatgaGCAAAAAAAGAACCTATATCCAATTAACTGTAACTTACCTGCTCAATTAAGTTATCTGCGTCGGTATCTTCTGGCTGAACACTGTGTGGCACACCAGCGAGATCCTGTCTCTTGTCATCCTCCAAGTTCATGTCAGCGAAACAGGACTGCGTCTGCTCCCAAACAAGACCCTCATGTTCATGCATGTTCAGTGCTTGCTTTTGCCTCTTCTCCTGATGACACAGCACTGAACTGTTTGCAGAAGTGTCAAGAATACCATCCACTACACCGAGGCATGATTCCTGGTTGGAAGTGGATGAGAATGTTGTAATTTCTGTAGTTTCGGAACAAGAACAAGGGTTTGATGAACTGCTGGTAGAGGCGCTGCTACAATTAGCTGAGCTTTCTAAGTCTGTGTTTGATGTGGGGCCTTGTGTGTTTTGTAAAGATAGTCTCTCCCGAGCAGCTCGTGGCATGTACAGGGGCTGGTCAGGCCTTTTAGGTGCTCGGCTCCGCGATGGGACTGAAGGTTTAGTCTTTACGTTGCCTTCCATCTCCACCCGGCTACTTGGGGGCTCTTCATATAAGCAGCTGTTACTTTCAAAATCACTGTCATCTTCTAATACATTTCTTCaggaaaacaagcagaaaacaaaaatcaaatctCAATTTCTGGCTTACTCTTGTAAAATGTAATGTTACTCATAATGAAgtgttactttatttatttatctaattagCCAGTGTCAAGTATCTCACATCCGCTCAAACTTTAAAAGTCTGGTTTATTTGTACAAACTGCATCATcacactgaatttaaaaaaaaagtctagtttttaattgtttttaaatataactgaGCAATATAGATTTAGGTTTGTTATGTACCTGAGCTCAGAATGGCAGACCACCACCCTGCGGCACCAGCTGTCCCCAACAGAGAAGGTGGTGAGCTCTGGCAGATCCTCTGTGGTCTTGTGAATTAGGTATCGCAGTCTGCTAGGTAATGGGGGGAACAAGAGCACACTGAccagagacagagaggacatGTCAGTAATAACAGACaagttaaatttctttttatcactGCATGAGCATAATCATAAAATGATCTGTGAACACCAGTATTCGGGGAATAGTTTTGGGACTACTTCATGGGCTGCATCTGTCCATATAGAAAATAATCACCAGAGGACCTTAACAATGTAAAGGAGTCTTCTCAAAATGGAAAAGGTTGTTGAAAAGTAATGACTAGCCCTAGAAAATCTGAAcggataaaaacaaaagtttctaAAAAATTGGCGGAAAATCTTTACATAAATTTGTGCAACACCGGTACCCTTCATGCTAAGGATGACTGAGTATgttatcaaaaacataaatagatCTAACTACATTAAACAAAGTCAAGGTGGTGTGTGGTTTAATTATCTATAATCAACTGGTCTGTTGAGTACCAGACAACTTAGTAATAATTTATACCTATTCTATTTATTCTgtcattaaaatataaacacattagTAAACTGCACATAAGGAACATGTGCAGCaagtaaataaaccaaaataggTTTAGTGGCCttgacagattttattttgaaataatgaAAGCTGTTTTACATGAAGTCCCTGTGCCTTGGGTTAATGGTAATACTGTAAAATGATAGTACTTTAAAACGGTACGTCAGAGACCTGTGAAATGGAATGAAGTATCGTTGTCGTAAGCCATACTTACCTTTTGCAATTGTTTTTCTGTAGATGTGTTTCCAGCTCATCCATGACATTATGCACAAATGGAATTTCTTGCTTAGGTAGAAAAATGCCATCGAAATGGGGAAATGCCAgggtggagagagagagagagagagagagagagagagagagagagagagaggtccTGTTGACAGGAGGGTAAGGTTTATTATTACTGTCCTAACTAGCCAGAATATCtccaacataact
Protein-coding sequences here:
- the r3hcc1 gene encoding R3H and coiled-coil domain-containing protein 1, which produces MDELETHLQKNNCKSVLLFPPLPSRLRYLIHKTTEDLPELTTFSVGDSWCRRVVVCHSELRNVLEDDSDFESNSCLYEEPPSSRVEMEGNVKTKPSVPSRSRAPKRPDQPLYMPRAARERLSLQNTQGPTSNTDLESSANCSSASTSSSSNPCSCSETTEITTFSSTSNQESCLGVVDGILDTSANSSVLCHQEKRQKQALNMHEHEGLVWEQTQSCFADMNLEDDKRQDLAGVPHSVQPEDTDADNLIEQIKAHLKEADSVSIEHVHNDYSVYENISLNSDDFRHVIEIYDFPAMFKTDDLLDAFTEYSDGGMKIKWVDNTHALGVFSSEAAALHALSICHPLLKARALSEGSRKAQGRALRRAEFIQPVKERPRTDCAVARRMVTRALGIRGRGRVQRY